Proteins encoded by one window of Sulfurospirillum barnesii SES-3:
- a CDS encoding DMSO/selenate family reductase complex B subunit encodes MEKNRHFGFYLDQTRCVGCRTCQLACKDYKDTPIGVSYRRVFEYEGGSWTKKKGDFFEPFNVFAYFSSISCNHCDDPACTKVCPTGAMHRSDYGIISVDESKCIGCKSCAMACPYGAPQFNEQSGHMNKCNGCMERLDEGLKPICVEACPFRAIEAGAISELREKHGHEASIAPLPRYELTRPNLCIKPEKNARHSGKGDGTFHLPQNHSEVSYDIV; translated from the coding sequence ATGGAAAAAAATAGACATTTTGGATTTTATCTGGATCAAACCCGTTGTGTTGGTTGTCGTACCTGTCAGCTGGCATGTAAAGATTATAAAGATACACCCATAGGTGTGAGTTATAGACGTGTTTTTGAGTATGAAGGAGGAAGTTGGACAAAGAAAAAAGGAGATTTTTTTGAACCCTTTAATGTTTTTGCCTACTTTAGCTCCATTTCTTGCAACCATTGTGATGACCCTGCGTGTACGAAAGTGTGTCCCACTGGGGCGATGCACAGAAGCGATTATGGCATTATCAGCGTGGATGAGAGTAAATGCATCGGCTGTAAATCGTGTGCGATGGCATGCCCGTATGGTGCGCCTCAGTTTAATGAACAAAGCGGTCACATGAACAAATGCAACGGCTGTATGGAGCGTTTGGATGAGGGCTTAAAGCCTATCTGTGTTGAAGCGTGTCCTTTTCGTGCCATTGAAGCGGGTGCTATCAGTGAACTGCGTGAGAAGCATGGGCATGAAGCAAGCATTGCACCTTTACCTCGTTATGAACTCACCCGTCCAAATTTGTGCATTAAACCTGAAAAAAATGCACGCCATTCAGGTAAAGGAGATGGCACCTTTCATCTTCCTCAAAACCATTCGGAGGTCAGCTATGACATTGTCTAA
- a CDS encoding DMSO/selenate family reductase complex A subunit, translating to MHSISRRQFLQWSSALGGSVATATLLPLPSMAESKPSLPSKTYDHVKWAGCTINCGSKCPVRVFVKNGKIDHIESDNTGDDVYGSHQIRACLRGRSNRFRVYNPNRLLYPLKRVGKRGEGKFVRISWDEALESIATKMKEIKEKYGNEAILIPYATGTTGAIMNRCTSGPWMRLFSQFGGYLNYHNSYSTGQIANGLKHFYGTHVGSDIMQIEHAKLVVMFGNNPVETRMSGGGTGYAYKVALEKSGAKIIHIDPRYSDSLVGACDQWIPIVPGTDGALVAAMAYVMISENLHDEAFLKKYCIGFSADTLPEGAPKNGSYEDYVMGKGDDGIAKTPAWAETITQIPAQTIIDLAREIATTKPCYIAQGWGAQRHSNGEQAARAIAMLAIMSGNIGIEGTSTGGREHSSGWVEPAHLPFKNPIKDSVPCFLWTDAIVRGKEMKDITDGIRNTQQLKQNVKFILNTGGNCLLNQHSDIHATSKILEDESLCEFIVDVNVTRTSSNSFADIILPDATPLEQEDFVRSSAGYSNDMPYIIYSQKAIEPVGECMSVYDMCTKLAEKLGGESFKQSFTEGRTQVEWLEHLWNLKFKDKENMPSFAQMKEMGLYRLPQVKKSFIAHEKFIQNPEENPLKTPTGKIEIYSTTLAKMAQTWILKEGQKITPLPEFTEAKEGPLDPLRKTYPLQLFGYHYKGRTHSSFWESAAIREINPNELWMNPIDAKERGIQTGDDVLVFNGYGKILLKAKVTPKIMPHVTTCPQGGWYKNKNGIDVGGCINTLTNLEPTAIAKANPQHSILVEIEKYRG from the coding sequence ATGCATTCAATCAGTCGGCGACAGTTTTTGCAATGGAGTAGTGCTCTAGGAGGAAGCGTAGCAACCGCCACCCTTCTTCCCTTACCTTCGATGGCAGAAAGTAAACCCTCCCTCCCTTCTAAAACCTATGACCATGTGAAATGGGCAGGATGTACCATTAATTGTGGGAGTAAATGTCCTGTGCGTGTTTTTGTTAAAAACGGAAAAATTGACCACATCGAATCGGACAATACAGGCGATGATGTCTATGGCTCGCACCAAATTAGAGCCTGTTTACGAGGGCGTTCTAACCGTTTTCGTGTCTACAACCCCAACCGCTTACTCTATCCTCTAAAGCGTGTTGGTAAAAGAGGTGAGGGAAAATTTGTTCGTATTTCATGGGATGAAGCGCTTGAGAGTATCGCTACAAAAATGAAAGAAATCAAAGAAAAATATGGCAATGAAGCCATCTTAATTCCTTATGCCACAGGAACGACAGGGGCGATTATGAACCGCTGTACGAGTGGTCCTTGGATGCGTCTTTTTTCGCAATTTGGAGGCTACCTCAATTACCACAACTCTTACTCCACAGGTCAAATTGCCAATGGTCTTAAACACTTTTACGGTACGCATGTGGGCAGTGATATTATGCAAATTGAACATGCCAAATTGGTCGTCATGTTTGGAAACAATCCTGTTGAAACCCGTATGAGTGGTGGTGGAACAGGCTATGCCTACAAAGTAGCACTCGAGAAAAGTGGGGCAAAAATTATTCACATTGACCCTAGGTACTCTGACAGTTTGGTTGGAGCCTGTGATCAGTGGATTCCGATTGTGCCAGGAACGGATGGGGCTTTGGTTGCGGCTATGGCGTATGTCATGATCAGCGAAAACCTACACGATGAAGCCTTTTTGAAAAAATACTGTATCGGATTTAGCGCTGACACACTTCCAGAAGGTGCGCCTAAAAACGGCTCGTATGAAGATTATGTGATGGGCAAAGGGGACGATGGCATTGCAAAAACGCCTGCATGGGCTGAAACTATTACCCAAATTCCTGCACAGACGATTATCGATTTAGCCAGAGAAATAGCCACCACAAAACCCTGCTACATTGCTCAAGGCTGGGGCGCACAACGTCACTCCAATGGCGAACAAGCCGCGCGTGCCATTGCCATGCTTGCCATTATGAGTGGAAACATTGGTATTGAGGGAACCAGTACAGGCGGAAGAGAACACTCTTCAGGATGGGTTGAGCCTGCGCATTTGCCGTTTAAAAATCCTATAAAAGACTCGGTTCCTTGCTTTTTGTGGACGGATGCTATTGTTCGAGGTAAAGAGATGAAAGATATTACCGATGGGATTCGCAACACCCAACAACTCAAACAAAATGTCAAATTCATCTTAAACACAGGAGGCAACTGTCTGTTAAATCAGCACAGTGATATTCATGCGACCTCTAAAATCTTAGAAGATGAGAGTTTATGCGAGTTTATCGTGGATGTCAATGTCACACGCACTTCAAGTAACAGCTTTGCAGACATCATCCTACCCGATGCCACACCGCTTGAACAAGAGGATTTTGTGCGCTCTAGTGCGGGCTACTCCAACGACATGCCTTACATCATCTATTCTCAAAAGGCGATTGAGCCTGTGGGTGAATGTATGAGTGTTTATGATATGTGTACCAAACTGGCGGAAAAACTAGGTGGAGAATCGTTCAAACAGAGCTTTACAGAAGGACGTACTCAAGTAGAATGGCTTGAGCATCTTTGGAATCTTAAATTTAAAGACAAAGAGAACATGCCAAGCTTTGCACAGATGAAAGAGATGGGACTGTATCGACTACCACAGGTCAAAAAATCGTTTATTGCTCATGAAAAATTTATTCAAAATCCAGAAGAGAATCCTCTTAAAACCCCTACAGGGAAAATTGAGATTTACAGCACCACGTTAGCTAAAATGGCACAAACATGGATTTTAAAAGAGGGTCAAAAAATTACGCCACTTCCTGAATTTACAGAAGCCAAAGAAGGACCGCTTGATCCGCTTCGCAAAACATACCCTCTTCAACTCTTTGGCTACCACTACAAAGGGAGAACCCACTCAAGTTTTTGGGAGAGTGCTGCCATTCGAGAAATCAATCCAAATGAGCTTTGGATGAATCCGATTGATGCGAAAGAAAGAGGCATTCAAACGGGGGATGATGTTTTGGTGTTTAATGGCTATGGAAAAATCTTACTCAAAGCCAAAGTGACTCCAAAAATCATGCCTCATGTTACCACTTGCCCACAGGGTGGATGGTATAAAAATAAAAATGGCATTGATGTGGGAGGATGCATTAACACCCTGACCAACCTAGAGCCAACAGCAATTGCTAAAGCCAATCCTCAACATTCTATCTTAGTTGAAATTGAAAAATACAGAGGGTAA
- a CDS encoding ATP-binding protein: MLIFRAILLLIFGTSLFLHASSKHILLLQSYNKGLMWSDDISKGVEDVFKPYQNYELTTEYMDTKKNEDKEYLQHLYELFATKLKHQTFDVIIAADNDAVNFVFTHKETLFKNTPFVFCGIDKRDPGLDIQKILDAEISLILESKEIKRNIDFILSLLPELEHLYIINDRSGASLLVNHIYEREAKALEEKGIKTTFNCDGNISQIKEDLDKLPKKSAILFGSLFRDALDRYIPYYKVNDLLKSAPVPLFSVSDSHLSKGVIGGYLLRGYTQGSHAAKRALEILQHTVIDTSKPIVVPSEWMFDYEVAQKYQIPLSKLPKGSTMIHLPQSFFDKHRKVVEYAFVLFPFILFFLVIALFNIYQRHKIEKRLIAQSYREQVLLNNIRSSIFWIDRQGLIKGCNQSFCDMVGWSYERIVGRNIDDVFTILCDMPKKEALFALGEIEFMRNENVFMAKSKLFLDEDGKNGGIVTIITDMTEKKQLEINKQFIIQQSKLAEIGEMLSAIVHQWKVPLVELSAVAHKMHYYDQKGKLTHQEIQNFYDVIMTQTIYMSDTIDGFRDFIRPSTKPSLFCIDKGLKEVLDILSYSMKYNTITLVYKNALHKGHTLFGYPNEFKQVILNIINNAKDAILEARKSTHEKRGVIKIMLYELDDAIGLSIEDDGIGIALDSEKNLFKPFFTTKEKGDGFGLYMAKLIIENKMHGKISIEPLEKGTQVLIMLPRSQEEGCL, from the coding sequence GTGTTAATTTTTAGAGCGATTTTGCTCTTAATTTTTGGAACATCTCTTTTTCTGCATGCTTCAAGTAAGCATATTTTGTTGCTCCAGTCTTATAACAAAGGGCTTATGTGGAGCGATGATATATCCAAAGGGGTTGAGGATGTTTTTAAACCCTATCAAAATTATGAACTTACCACAGAATATATGGATACAAAAAAAAATGAAGACAAAGAGTATTTGCAGCATTTGTATGAACTTTTTGCAACGAAGTTAAAACATCAAACCTTTGATGTCATTATTGCTGCAGATAACGATGCGGTCAATTTTGTTTTCACACATAAAGAGACCTTATTTAAAAACACTCCCTTCGTTTTTTGTGGTATTGATAAACGAGACCCTGGTCTTGATATTCAAAAAATTTTAGATGCAGAGATTAGTCTTATTTTAGAGAGTAAAGAGATTAAAAGAAATATCGATTTTATTCTCTCTTTATTGCCTGAGTTAGAGCATCTGTATATTATTAACGATAGAAGTGGCGCATCGCTATTGGTCAATCACATTTATGAACGTGAAGCAAAAGCGTTAGAAGAAAAAGGTATCAAAACAACCTTTAATTGCGATGGCAACATTTCACAGATTAAAGAAGATTTAGACAAACTTCCTAAAAAGAGTGCCATTTTATTTGGTAGTTTGTTTCGTGATGCCCTAGACAGGTACATTCCTTATTATAAGGTGAATGATTTACTTAAATCTGCCCCTGTGCCTCTTTTTTCGGTGAGTGATTCGCACCTTTCAAAAGGGGTGATTGGGGGCTATTTATTGCGTGGGTATACGCAAGGAAGTCATGCTGCAAAGAGGGCTTTGGAAATTTTACAACACACTGTCATTGATACTTCAAAACCCATTGTTGTTCCCTCTGAGTGGATGTTTGATTATGAAGTGGCGCAAAAATACCAGATACCTTTGTCTAAACTTCCAAAGGGCTCTACCATGATTCATTTGCCTCAAAGTTTTTTTGATAAGCATCGAAAAGTGGTCGAGTATGCGTTTGTACTGTTTCCTTTTATTCTCTTTTTTTTAGTGATTGCTCTTTTTAACATTTATCAACGCCATAAAATTGAAAAAAGGCTTATTGCGCAGAGTTACCGTGAACAGGTTCTTTTGAACAATATTCGAAGTTCTATCTTTTGGATAGATAGGCAAGGTTTGATTAAAGGGTGCAATCAATCGTTTTGCGATATGGTAGGCTGGTCGTACGAGCGTATTGTGGGGCGAAATATTGATGATGTGTTTACGATTTTGTGTGATATGCCAAAGAAAGAAGCACTTTTTGCATTGGGTGAGATAGAGTTTATGCGCAATGAAAACGTGTTTATGGCTAAAAGCAAACTCTTTTTGGATGAGGATGGAAAAAACGGAGGCATTGTTACTATTATCACAGATATGACGGAGAAAAAACAGCTTGAAATCAATAAGCAATTTATCATTCAGCAATCTAAACTTGCAGAAATTGGAGAGATGCTCTCTGCTATTGTTCATCAATGGAAAGTGCCTCTTGTTGAGCTTTCTGCTGTTGCGCATAAAATGCACTATTATGACCAAAAAGGGAAACTCACGCATCAAGAGATTCAAAATTTTTACGATGTCATCATGACGCAAACAATTTATATGAGTGATACCATTGATGGCTTTAGAGACTTTATTCGCCCCTCAACCAAGCCCAGTTTGTTTTGCATTGATAAAGGGCTTAAAGAGGTGTTGGATATTCTTTCTTATTCGATGAAATACAATACTATTACTCTTGTCTATAAAAATGCGTTGCATAAAGGACACACTCTTTTTGGCTATCCCAACGAATTTAAACAGGTCATCTTAAACATTATCAATAATGCCAAAGATGCGATTTTAGAAGCTCGAAAAAGCACGCACGAAAAGCGAGGTGTGATTAAAATCATGCTCTACGAATTAGACGATGCTATAGGACTGAGCATTGAAGATGATGGCATAGGCATTGCGTTGGATAGTGAAAAAAATCTCTTTAAACCTTTTTTTACCACGAAAGAAAAAGGGGATGGTTTTGGGCTTTATATGGCAAAGCTCATCATTGAGAATAAAATGCATGGAAAAATCAGCATTGAGCCTTTAGAAAAGGGAACACAGGTTTTAATCATGCTTCCACGTTCACAAGAGGAGGGATGTTTGTGA
- a CDS encoding response regulator transcription factor: MFVKILLLEDNVSLAEIIQEMLEEKGYKIDWFEEGEEALFHSANGYDCFILDINVPNVNGLELLKEIRSREKKTPAIIISANIELETIQKAYGMGCNDFLKKPFYMYELERKIELLCSGLELMLLADGFSYELQEELLYDAKKNVVKLTPKESRFMRLLAKTPNKLVTIDAIEQYVWEGDEVSLSGIRSLVKRLRTKLSEKSIETQSYGYALLTL, encoded by the coding sequence ATGTTTGTGAAGATATTACTTTTAGAAGATAATGTTAGTTTGGCAGAGATTATTCAAGAGATGCTAGAAGAAAAAGGGTATAAAATTGATTGGTTTGAAGAGGGTGAGGAGGCTTTGTTTCACAGTGCCAATGGGTATGACTGTTTTATTTTAGATATCAATGTTCCCAATGTGAATGGGCTAGAATTGCTCAAAGAGATACGCTCACGGGAGAAAAAGACGCCTGCTATTATTATCAGTGCAAACATTGAACTTGAAACGATTCAAAAAGCGTACGGCATGGGGTGCAATGATTTTTTAAAGAAACCTTTTTACATGTACGAATTGGAGCGTAAAATAGAACTTTTGTGTTCTGGTTTGGAACTTATGTTATTAGCCGATGGATTTTCTTATGAATTACAAGAGGAACTTTTGTATGACGCAAAGAAAAATGTTGTGAAATTAACACCCAAAGAGTCTCGTTTTATGAGGCTTTTAGCCAAAACTCCCAATAAACTTGTCACAATAGATGCGATTGAGCAGTACGTATGGGAAGGAGATGAGGTAAGCCTTTCGGGTATTCGTTCATTGGTGAAGCGCTTGCGTACAAAACTTTCCGAAAAGAGCATTGAAACACAATCCTATGGGTATGCATTGCTAACACTTTAG
- a CDS encoding cytochrome c oxidase subunit III, with protein MRYLLIGSLLFFLSWTHLLGEDFISKMEYAKMLYSNPRGIGCNKCHGEKGEGSIIAEYMHKNKKVRLEAPTITNLSKERFFHALTTQHKVMPTYFLTWQEIDSLYYYVSSEVKK; from the coding sequence ATGAGGTATCTTCTTATAGGCTCTTTGCTTTTTTTTCTCTCTTGGACACATCTTTTGGGTGAAGATTTTATTAGTAAAATGGAGTATGCCAAAATGCTCTATTCTAACCCACGAGGTATTGGATGTAACAAGTGTCATGGCGAAAAAGGTGAGGGCAGTATTATTGCTGAGTACATGCATAAAAATAAAAAAGTAAGACTCGAAGCCCCTACTATCACCAACCTTTCCAAAGAGCGTTTTTTTCATGCCCTAACCACACAGCACAAGGTGATGCCAACGTATTTTTTAACATGGCAAGAGATTGATAGCTTGTATTATTACGTTTCTAGTGAAGTGAAAAAGTAG
- the hemL gene encoding glutamate-1-semialdehyde 2,1-aminomutase, producing MQYDKSIKAYEKARNVIPGGVDSPVRAFKSVGGTPLFIKKGKGAYLVDVDGNAYVDFVQSWGPLIFGHTNKVIEKAVIKAVKKGLSFGAPTKSETKLAGIICGLYACIDKVRFVSSGTEAVMSAIRLARGFTCKDDIVKFEGCYHGHSDSLLVQAGSGAVTFGNPSSPGVPSDVTKHTLLAKYNDIESVKKCFESSSNIACVIIEPIAGNMGFVPADAAFLEELRSVCDEHGALLIFDEVMSGFRASLKGAQGVYKTVPDLVTFGKVIGGGMPVGAFGGRVEIMDKLSPDGPVYQAGTLSGNPVAMAAGLASLEQILEDEELYVRLEKKAKRLVKGLSEEAQKAGIALQVDSIGSMFGFFFNDAPVKNFEDALRSDTKRFAAFHQGMLQEGFYFACSQFETGFICDAMDDEMIDECLEAAAKVFKEMA from the coding sequence ATGCAGTATGACAAAAGTATAAAAGCCTACGAAAAAGCACGAAATGTCATTCCAGGAGGCGTTGATTCACCTGTCCGTGCGTTTAAAAGCGTGGGTGGAACGCCTTTGTTTATTAAAAAAGGTAAAGGTGCGTATCTGGTCGATGTCGATGGCAATGCGTATGTGGATTTTGTGCAAAGTTGGGGACCTCTTATCTTTGGGCATACCAACAAAGTGATTGAAAAAGCAGTGATTAAAGCGGTTAAAAAGGGTCTTAGTTTTGGTGCACCTACCAAATCTGAAACGAAATTAGCAGGTATCATTTGTGGCTTGTATGCATGCATCGATAAAGTACGTTTTGTTAGCAGTGGAACCGAAGCGGTGATGAGTGCGATTCGTCTTGCGCGAGGCTTTACATGTAAAGATGATATTGTAAAATTTGAGGGATGCTATCATGGGCATAGTGACTCTTTACTGGTTCAAGCAGGCAGTGGTGCGGTGACGTTTGGAAACCCAAGTTCTCCAGGGGTTCCCTCGGATGTGACCAAGCATACTCTCCTTGCAAAATACAATGATATTGAGAGTGTCAAAAAATGTTTTGAAAGTTCTTCCAATATTGCGTGTGTCATCATTGAGCCTATTGCTGGAAATATGGGTTTTGTTCCAGCAGACGCTGCCTTTTTGGAAGAACTACGTAGCGTGTGTGATGAACACGGTGCGCTTTTGATTTTTGATGAAGTCATGAGTGGCTTTAGAGCTTCTTTAAAAGGTGCACAAGGGGTCTATAAAACCGTTCCTGATTTGGTCACGTTTGGTAAGGTGATTGGTGGGGGTATGCCTGTGGGTGCCTTTGGTGGACGTGTTGAAATTATGGATAAACTCTCTCCTGATGGTCCTGTGTATCAAGCAGGAACGCTGAGTGGAAACCCTGTCGCAATGGCAGCGGGGCTTGCTTCTTTAGAACAAATTTTAGAGGATGAAGAGTTATACGTAAGGTTAGAGAAAAAAGCGAAACGATTGGTTAAGGGTTTGAGTGAAGAAGCCCAAAAAGCAGGCATTGCACTTCAAGTGGACTCCATTGGTTCGATGTTTGGCTTTTTCTTTAATGATGCGCCTGTGAAAAATTTTGAGGATGCCTTAAGATCTGACACCAAACGCTTTGCAGCCTTTCACCAAGGAATGCTTCAAGAAGGGTTTTACTTTGCATGTTCACAGTTTGAGACAGGTTTTATTTGTGATGCTATGGACGATGAAATGATCGATGAATGCCTTGAAGCAGCTGCTAAAGTCTTTAAAGAGATGGCATGA
- a CDS encoding AtpZ/AtpI family protein produces MSEKPKYGKLIEGADNLSLGVSMVVAILMGIGLGWLMRDWFGYEWLFWLGVFWGVGGAILNIYKAYKKNVQSFDELKEDVRYKKYQKQTKNDETNRP; encoded by the coding sequence ATGAGTGAAAAACCAAAATACGGTAAATTAATCGAAGGAGCAGATAATCTCTCCTTAGGTGTTTCTATGGTCGTTGCCATTTTAATGGGGATTGGCTTAGGATGGTTAATGCGTGATTGGTTTGGGTATGAATGGCTCTTTTGGCTAGGCGTTTTTTGGGGTGTGGGTGGTGCGATTTTAAACATCTACAAAGCGTATAAAAAAAATGTCCAATCTTTTGATGAATTAAAAGAGGATGTGCGTTATAAAAAATACCAAAAGCAAACAAAGAATGATGAAACAAACCGCCCTTAA
- a CDS encoding dehypoxanthine futalosine cyclase: protein MKRISNEEALHLIREVDLNTLGKMAYERKMELHPENITTFVVDRNINYTNVCWVDCKFCAFYRHANDENEAYVLSYEEIGAKIEELLAIGGTQILFQGGVHPKLKIEWYEDLVAWISTNYPTVTIHGFSSIEIDYIAKISKISYKEVLVRLQKKGLFSIPGAGAEILSDRVRDIIAPKKLSSQAWLDVHKAAHQIGMKSTATMMFGTVESDEEIVAHWEKIRTLQDETEGFRAFIMWSFQSAFTKLKEEHPEIKKQSANRYLRLLAVSRLYLDNFKNIQSSWVTQGSYIGQLALLFGANDLGSTMMEENVVKAAGAANSMNQAEMITLIKDIGSLPAKRDTAYTILERFA from the coding sequence ATGAAACGAATAAGTAATGAAGAAGCATTGCATCTCATTCGTGAGGTGGATTTGAATACTTTAGGGAAAATGGCGTATGAGCGTAAGATGGAACTTCATCCTGAAAACATTACGACGTTTGTGGTGGATAGAAACATTAACTACACCAATGTGTGTTGGGTGGATTGTAAATTTTGTGCCTTTTACCGTCATGCAAACGATGAAAACGAGGCATATGTGCTCTCTTACGAAGAGATTGGTGCGAAAATAGAAGAACTTTTGGCGATTGGTGGAACGCAAATTTTATTTCAAGGTGGAGTGCATCCTAAGCTAAAAATTGAGTGGTATGAGGATTTGGTGGCGTGGATTAGTACCAATTATCCTACGGTTACGATTCATGGCTTTTCTTCTATTGAGATTGACTACATTGCTAAAATTTCTAAAATCAGTTATAAAGAAGTTCTCGTGCGCCTTCAAAAAAAAGGACTCTTTAGCATTCCTGGTGCAGGCGCTGAGATACTAAGCGATAGGGTGCGAGATATTATTGCGCCTAAAAAATTGAGCAGTCAAGCATGGCTTGATGTGCATAAAGCCGCACATCAAATCGGGATGAAATCCACCGCTACCATGATGTTTGGAACCGTGGAGAGTGATGAAGAAATTGTAGCGCATTGGGAAAAAATTCGTACTCTTCAAGACGAGACAGAGGGCTTTCGGGCGTTTATTATGTGGAGTTTTCAAAGTGCCTTTACAAAGCTTAAAGAAGAGCACCCTGAGATTAAAAAACAATCCGCCAATCGCTACTTAAGGCTTTTAGCGGTGAGCCGTTTGTACTTAGATAACTTTAAAAACATTCAAAGTTCATGGGTGACACAAGGCAGTTACATTGGGCAGTTAGCCCTACTGTTTGGTGCCAATGATTTGGGCAGTACGATGATGGAAGAAAATGTGGTAAAAGCTGCAGGTGCAGCCAATTCAATGAATCAAGCGGAGATGATTACGCTCATCAAGGATATAGGTTCTCTTCCTGCCAAAAGAGATACTGCCTACACCATTTTGGAGAGGTTCGCATGA
- a CDS encoding M16 family metallopeptidase — translation MAQEVSQINVRGVNIPVVFEKESSLPLVSVQLVVKNAGSMEDGSNAGIAKFTAGMLGEGTKEMGATAFAEALEFRAISLGAHAGVETLVFEVSALKEQFSYGVEMLHKLMKSPNFSKESFEKIKRLTLGMLSSKESDFDYIANLNLQKLIFENTPFAHAYSGDAKSIKALKLKDVEHFYKERLNLENLIIVAGGDIELEELKKLLMPLLLDMSHGKVKNLPYFDANKNAKELIIDKESEQAYIYFGAPFYMKSGDVEAYKAKVASFILGESGFGSRLMEEIRVKRGLAYSSYSRTSIGKSHSSFTGHLQTKNENLDEAKKIVAAEIKRFVEEGVSAEELAQAKRFLLGSEPLRNETLSQRLSRAFFEYYNGYELGHSKKQLEKIEALSLEELNQFIKKHDEITALSFSIVTKRDKK, via the coding sequence GTGGCACAAGAAGTAAGTCAAATAAATGTGAGGGGTGTGAATATCCCTGTGGTGTTTGAAAAAGAGAGCTCCTTACCTTTGGTTTCAGTACAATTGGTCGTGAAAAATGCCGGCAGTATGGAAGATGGCAGCAACGCTGGTATTGCAAAGTTTACAGCAGGCATGTTGGGCGAGGGAACCAAAGAGATGGGCGCAACTGCTTTTGCAGAAGCGTTGGAGTTTCGAGCTATTTCCTTAGGAGCGCATGCGGGTGTTGAAACGCTTGTTTTTGAAGTCTCAGCCTTAAAAGAGCAATTTTCTTATGGTGTTGAGATGCTGCATAAATTAATGAAAAGCCCCAATTTTTCAAAAGAGAGTTTTGAAAAAATCAAGCGTCTGACCCTAGGAATGCTCTCAAGCAAAGAGAGCGATTTTGATTACATCGCAAACCTCAATCTTCAAAAGCTTATTTTTGAAAACACCCCTTTTGCACACGCTTACAGCGGTGATGCAAAAAGCATTAAAGCCTTAAAACTCAAAGATGTGGAGCATTTTTACAAAGAGCGTTTGAATTTGGAAAACTTGATTATTGTTGCAGGGGGCGATATTGAGCTTGAGGAGTTAAAAAAACTTTTGATGCCATTGCTTTTAGACATGAGCCATGGAAAAGTTAAAAACCTACCGTATTTTGATGCCAATAAAAATGCAAAAGAGCTTATCATTGATAAAGAGAGCGAACAAGCCTATATCTATTTTGGAGCACCTTTTTATATGAAAAGTGGCGATGTTGAGGCGTATAAAGCCAAAGTGGCAAGTTTTATTTTAGGAGAGAGCGGTTTTGGAAGCCGTTTGATGGAAGAGATTCGTGTGAAGAGGGGACTGGCGTATTCTAGTTACAGCAGAACGTCCATTGGAAAATCGCACAGCAGTTTTACAGGGCATCTTCAAACTAAAAATGAGAATTTAGACGAAGCAAAAAAAATTGTAGCCGCTGAAATTAAGCGTTTCGTGGAAGAGGGCGTGAGTGCTGAAGAGTTAGCCCAAGCCAAACGCTTTTTATTAGGTAGCGAGCCTTTGCGTAATGAAACACTCTCCCAAAGACTCTCTCGTGCCTTTTTTGAGTATTACAATGGGTATGAGCTAGGACATTCTAAAAAACAGCTTGAGAAAATTGAAGCGCTAAGCCTTGAAGAACTCAATCAATTTATTAAAAAACACGACGAAATCACCGCTCTTAGCTTTTCCATAGTGACAAAGCGTGATAAAAAGTGA